Proteins from a genomic interval of Bos mutus isolate GX-2022 chromosome 15, NWIPB_WYAK_1.1, whole genome shotgun sequence:
- the LOC102274734 gene encoding olfactory receptor 52L1, producing the protein MAFDRFVAICHPLRHSTILTPAVIVGLGLLIVFRGAVLLSPHPFLLRWLSYCKTNVISHTYCEFMALIKLVCSETKIRRAYSLIVAFLTGGLDFILIICSYVLILFTVFNLPSKAACLKTLSTCVSHVWVILVFYTPAFFSFLTHRFGHHIAPPVHIFIANIYLLIPPMMNPIIYGVKTKRIRDGFLKFLTIKCVQLCKVCESPDHQQR; encoded by the coding sequence ATGGCTTTTGACCGATTTGTAGCTATCTGCCACCCCCTAAGACATTCCACTATCTTAACACCCGCAGTGATTGTAGGCTTGGGTTTGCTTATTGTCTTCAGAGGAGCTGTACTTCTCAGTCCACACCCCTTTCTACTAAGATGGCTTTCCTACTGCAAAACTAATGTCATCTCCCATACTTACTGTGAGTTTATGGCCCTGATAAAACTGGTTTGCTCTGAGACCAAGATTCGTAGAGCCTACAGCCTAATTGTGGCATTCCTGACAGGAGGATTGGATTTCATACTGATCATCTGTTCTTATGTCCTTATTCTTTTCACAGTCTTCAATCTCCCATCCAAAGCTGCCTGCCTCAAGACCTTGAGTACCTGTGTCTCCCATGTATGGGTCATTTTGGTGTTTTATACAccagcttttttctcttttctcactcATAGGTTTGGTCACCACATTGCTCCACCTGTCCACATTTTTATAGCCAATATATACCTTCTCATTCCACCCATGATGAATCCCATTATTTATGGTGTTAAAACCAAAAGAATCAGGGATGGATTCCTTAAATTCTTAACAATCAAATGTGTTCAACTTTGCAAAGTTTGTGAGTCCCCAGATCACCAACAGAGATAA